The Platichthys flesus chromosome 18, fPlaFle2.1, whole genome shotgun sequence genome includes a window with the following:
- the LOC133973327 gene encoding phospholipase A2 inhibitor beta-like, translating into MSWFVCCRLCLPLASFYFLSQMFSTIQIKPSPHSNRGSCAFPPSVVKMNLWLLLSVAALAECRYSCPDLCSCSFRSSEVICSRSSLTHFPLEGLSNITVRLSIQSTGLAEVTARHLSVVPLLNRLQLYHNNLTSLPSDLLKGVPLLNTLDLTGNQLDHLPPDVFSHASLHNLVLKNNRIEKVDAEWFSVNSSLISLDLSGNRITGVPSALLRKLPHLQSLDLSDNNLQELQADALKNLHHLEMLNLAGNVLTSLRPATFTHNLKLSKLFLQENHLRDLPATLLRGLRHLELLLLNQNQLQCLPSGFLDEGGSSFRVILAGNPWVCDEKIEFLKKWLTVHSQNVVFLEEVTCAGPEAFKHRQVASLTDIELLSSKI; encoded by the exons GTTTGTTTGCTGTCGGCTTTGTTTGCCTCttgcatcattttattttctgagtCAAATGTTCTcgacaatacaaataaaaccgAGTCCACATTCAAACAGAGGGAGTTGTGCTTTTCCCCCGTCAG tgGTAAAGATGAACTTGTGGCTGCTCCTGAGTGTCGCTGCCCTGGCTGAATGCCGTTACTCCTGCCCGGACCTCTGCTCCTGCTCGTTTCGCTCATCAGAAGTCATCTGCAGCCGAAGCTCCCTCACACATTTCCCTTTGGAAGGTTTGTCTAACATCACCGTCCGACTCTCCATCCAGTCCACCGGCCTCGCTGAAGTTACCGCCCGTCACCTGAGCGTGGTGCCCCTCTTGAACAGACTGCAGCTCtatcacaacaacctgacaagcCTTCCCTCAGACCTGCTGAAGGGGGTTCCTCTCTTAAACACACTGGATCTCACCGGGAATCAGCTCGATCACTTGCCTCCCGACGTTTTCAGCCACGCCTCACTCCATAACCTGGTGCTGAAGAATAATCGGATCGAAAAAGTGGACGCCGAGTGGTTCTCCGTCAACAGCAGCTTGATATCGTTGGACTTGTCTGGGAACCGTATAACCGGCGTCCCGTCCGCTCTGCTCCGGAAGCTGCCTCATCTCCAGAGCCTTGACTTGAGCGATAACAATCTGCAGGAGCTACAAGCCGACGCCCTGAAGAACCTGCACCACCTGGAGATGCTGAACCTCGCCGGGAACGTGTTGACCTCCCTGAGACCTGCAACTTTCACCCACAACCTGAAACTATCCAAACTTTTCCTGCAGGAGAATCACCTCCGAGATCTGCCGGCGACCCTCCTGCGGGGTCTCCGACACCTCGAGCTTCTGCTGCTTAATCAGAATCAGCTGCAGTGTCTCCCCTCTGGCTTTCTGGATGAGGGGGGATCATCTTTTCGGGTGATATTAGCAGGAAACCCCTGGGTGTGTGACGAGAAGATTGAGTTTCTGAAGAAGTGGCTCACTGTCCATTCTCAGAATGTTGTCTTTCTGGAGGAGGTGACCTGTGCCGGGCCCGAAGCTTTCAAACATCGACAAGTGGCGTCTTTGACCGACATCGAGCTTTTGTCTTCAAAAATTTGA